One segment of Pueribacillus theae DNA contains the following:
- a CDS encoding methylated-DNA--[protein]-cysteine S-methyltransferase, producing MNSCGIIFYGGMESPIGRLTIFASAKGICALQFGDQDQALMNVKTKLAKFSSKLDFVCDERKVEEAMIQLKEYFSGIRKTFDLPLDLHGTPFQLKVWEELSGIAYGKTVSYKDVAAAIGMPKAVRAVGGANNRNPVPIIIPCHRVIGTNGSLVGYGGGLQKKEYLLHLEKSPYRRLTS from the coding sequence ATGAATTCTTGCGGGATCATCTTTTATGGTGGAATGGAAAGTCCTATTGGACGACTAACAATATTTGCATCAGCTAAAGGCATATGTGCACTGCAATTCGGGGATCAAGACCAAGCACTTATGAACGTAAAAACAAAACTGGCCAAGTTCTCCAGTAAATTAGACTTTGTATGCGATGAAAGAAAAGTCGAAGAGGCAATGATCCAGCTGAAAGAGTATTTCTCGGGTATTAGAAAAACATTCGATCTGCCATTGGATTTGCACGGAACGCCCTTTCAATTGAAAGTTTGGGAGGAGCTTTCAGGAATAGCTTACGGTAAAACGGTGAGTTACAAAGATGTTGCAGCCGCCATTGGGATGCCAAAAGCAGTGAGAGCGGTGGGAGGAGCAAATAATAGAAATCCAGTGCCAATCATTATTCCTTGCCACCGGGTGATTGGGACAAATGGCTCACTTGTCGGGTATGGAGGCGGACTCCAAAAAAAAGAGTATTTGCTTCATTTGGAAAAAAGCCCATATCGCCGACTTACCTCGTAA
- the queG gene encoding tRNA epoxyqueuosine(34) reductase QueG: MSLDKLKQEIIEYSRTIGIDKIGFTTADPFVELKERLRDQQALNYQSGFEEPDIEKRTNPKMLMPEAKSIIAIAVAYPSRIKNKPKNEKHNRRGLFASASWGMDYHHVLRDRLTKLEAFIKKREPTAIMTSMVDTGELSDRAVAERAGLGYVGKNCALITKEFGSYVYLGEMITNLPFPSDEPVTDSCGSCNKCVEACPTGALVQGGQLDSTKCLAFLTQTKGFLPDEYRDKLGNRLYGMDKCQIVCPKNKTLDFHHHPEFEPDPDIAMPPLKPLLKMSNREFKEKFGSIAGSWRGKKPIQRNAILALAHFKDTTAVDELIEVMESDPRPVIRGTAAWALGKIGDPKAETALKKKKMEEKDKEVLKEIDKGLSMLKNKQNKESQWVF, translated from the coding sequence ATGTCGTTAGACAAACTCAAACAAGAAATTATCGAATATAGTAGAACGATTGGCATTGATAAAATTGGATTTACGACAGCAGATCCGTTCGTTGAGTTGAAGGAGCGGCTGCGTGATCAACAGGCATTAAATTATCAGTCAGGTTTTGAAGAACCAGATATCGAAAAACGGACGAATCCTAAAATGCTTATGCCTGAAGCAAAGTCGATTATCGCGATAGCCGTTGCTTATCCTTCTAGAATAAAAAACAAACCAAAGAATGAGAAGCATAACCGCAGAGGACTTTTCGCAAGCGCATCTTGGGGGATGGACTACCATCATGTGCTTCGGGACCGCTTAACTAAATTAGAGGCATTTATAAAGAAACGGGAACCGACAGCCATCATGACTTCGATGGTGGATACAGGAGAATTGTCTGATCGGGCAGTTGCAGAGAGAGCAGGGCTCGGGTATGTTGGAAAAAACTGTGCACTGATTACAAAAGAGTTTGGCTCATATGTTTACTTAGGTGAAATGATAACGAACCTTCCATTCCCCTCAGATGAGCCAGTTACAGATTCATGCGGTTCCTGCAATAAATGTGTAGAAGCTTGCCCAACGGGGGCGCTCGTTCAAGGTGGACAGCTCGATTCTACGAAATGTCTTGCTTTTTTAACACAGACGAAGGGTTTCTTACCCGACGAATACAGGGACAAACTTGGAAATCGTTTGTACGGAATGGATAAATGCCAAATCGTTTGTCCAAAAAATAAAACGCTCGATTTCCATCATCATCCAGAATTTGAACCGGATCCTGACATTGCGATGCCCCCATTAAAACCGCTTCTAAAAATGAGCAATAGAGAGTTTAAGGAAAAATTTGGTTCAATTGCCGGGTCCTGGCGGGGGAAAAAGCCAATTCAGCGCAATGCGATACTCGCGCTTGCACATTTTAAAGATACAACAGCGGTTGATGAGTTAATTGAAGTTATGGAATCAGACCCCCGGCCAGTCATTCGTGGGACGGCCGCATGGGCACTTGGGAAAATTGGCGATCCGAAAGCTGAAACAGCCCTTAAAAAGAAGAAAATGGAAGAAAAAGATAAAGAAGTCCTAAAAGAAATCGATAAAGGGTTGTCCATGCTTAAAAACAAGCAAAATAAAGAGTCGCAATGGGTGTTCTGA
- a CDS encoding B3/B4 domain-containing protein: MPNLTISPEIYKLFPHFKLGIVQYDHIVVGDSPQMLRGRFELFQENTKLEFESKSPSDDAAIKEWRSIVKQCGADPSKYRHSAEALLRRVKKGNSIHTVNSAVDLTNLFSLQYKIPFGIYDLEKITGPITLKIGTENEKYEALNGRVYNMANKFVLCDQNSAFGSPFVDSNRTMVTKETKKALHIIYICPSMKREEAQQLVGAVAEMFFQLHGGNVNVQLL, encoded by the coding sequence ATGCCAAACTTAACCATTTCCCCAGAAATCTATAAGCTTTTTCCGCATTTTAAATTAGGTATTGTACAATATGATCATATCGTTGTTGGAGATTCACCGCAAATGTTAAGAGGCCGTTTTGAGCTTTTCCAAGAAAATACGAAACTGGAATTTGAATCAAAGTCTCCTTCAGACGATGCGGCAATTAAAGAATGGCGAAGCATCGTTAAACAATGTGGAGCTGATCCATCCAAATACAGGCATTCAGCCGAAGCTCTTTTAAGGCGGGTAAAAAAAGGGAACAGCATTCACACCGTTAATTCAGCTGTTGACCTTACGAATCTCTTTTCATTACAATATAAAATTCCATTTGGTATTTATGATTTAGAAAAAATCACAGGGCCAATCACTCTAAAAATTGGAACAGAAAATGAAAAATACGAAGCGCTCAATGGACGAGTCTATAACATGGCGAATAAATTCGTACTTTGTGATCAAAATAGTGCCTTTGGCAGCCCTTTCGTCGATTCAAATCGAACGATGGTTACGAAGGAAACGAAAAAAGCGCTGCACATTATTTATATCTGCCCTTCTATGAAGAGAGAGGAAGCACAGCAATTGGTAGGCGCAGTCGCCGAGATGTTTTTTCAACTTCACGGAGGAAATGTGAACGTACAACTTCTTTAA
- a CDS encoding MurR/RpiR family transcriptional regulator, with protein sequence MVDVHRIISEKLPEMSKSQRKIAKYVLSNSDSVPFFTVGKLAHMVGVSEATVVRFAVFLGYSGYSEFQQMLQEAVKRQLTTVERLQLSDDVYDKEEKAIYEMFREDAERIQMMAEQLDLASFHKAVESIIEAKRIFIIANRSAVSLGTFLEFYLDLMFENTELIRNPHGISEKLFRIDEDDLVIGLSFARYTKNTSEAVSFARDRGSKVIAITDNMLSPLIPYAHVALCARSDMPSFIDSFVAPLSLINALITAVGRRKRKEIEQHLEELEDVWERFEIFSKE encoded by the coding sequence ATGGTTGACGTTCATCGAATTATTTCGGAAAAGCTGCCTGAAATGAGCAAGTCACAAAGAAAAATAGCTAAATATGTGCTAAGCAATTCGGATTCGGTTCCTTTTTTTACTGTTGGAAAGTTGGCGCATATGGTAGGCGTAAGCGAAGCGACGGTTGTCCGCTTCGCTGTCTTTCTTGGTTACAGTGGGTATTCGGAATTTCAACAAATGCTTCAGGAGGCTGTAAAGCGGCAGTTGACAACGGTTGAACGGCTGCAATTGTCGGATGATGTCTATGATAAAGAAGAGAAAGCGATCTATGAGATGTTTAGGGAGGATGCGGAAAGAATTCAAATGATGGCTGAACAATTGGATTTAGCTTCCTTTCACAAAGCAGTAGAGTCGATTATTGAGGCAAAGCGAATCTTTATTATTGCAAACCGCAGTGCTGTTTCATTAGGAACCTTCTTAGAATTTTATCTGGATTTAATGTTTGAAAATACAGAATTGATTCGAAATCCTCACGGTATATCTGAAAAGCTGTTTCGAATCGATGAAGATGATCTTGTGATTGGCTTGAGCTTTGCACGCTATACGAAAAATACGAGTGAAGCGGTTTCATTTGCGAGAGATCGGGGTTCAAAGGTTATCGCAATAACAGACAACATGCTTTCCCCGCTTATTCCGTATGCCCATGTTGCGCTATGTGCAAGAAGTGACATGCCATCGTTCATTGATTCTTTTGTCGCTCCGTTAAGCTTGATCAATGCGCTTATCACAGCAGTTGGAAGGCGGAAACGAAAAGAGATTGAACAGCATCTTGAAGAACTTGAAGATGTTTGGGAGCGCTTCGAGATTTTTAGTAAAGAATAA
- a CDS encoding aspartate aminotransferase family protein, with the protein MSARVMKHNFIPGRTAGSERAFQDAKEVIPGGVTANIKYFSPYPLVMEKGKGSRLLDVDGNEYIDYLLCYGALILGHGHSRVAEAVISQMNSSGTFIFGSPHQLEVEMARKLITLFPGIEMVRYTNSGLEATLLSIRLAEAYTGKRKVAKFEGHYHGGYDQMLVSVNPDAGKAGQASNPNPVPDSKGISDYHLEHTIVLPFNDLEATEKILRKHKDELSSVILEPIQGGFIPAEEKFMKGLRKITEELGILLIFDEVKTGFRLTVGGAQTIYNIKPDITALGKVLGGGFPIGAVGGKKEIMAIMSPDRGKDILTAGAKNDVKDDVMFHSGTYNGHPIVLAAGMATIEVLEEPGTMEELLRKSNNLRKELEKLYNKYNLSMKTIGMGSIFNLVFTDGPVKNYRDMAKADLELRKKIDYELLHRGIYTKPMNRYSMSVVHSRGDLQFTIDAHEKAIKKVIQKVRGLT; encoded by the coding sequence ATGAGTGCTCGAGTGATGAAGCACAATTTCATCCCGGGAAGAACAGCCGGGTCTGAACGCGCGTTTCAAGATGCGAAAGAAGTGATTCCTGGAGGGGTGACCGCAAACATTAAGTATTTTTCTCCTTACCCTCTTGTCATGGAAAAAGGAAAAGGCAGCAGGCTACTTGATGTTGATGGGAACGAATATATTGATTACCTATTGTGTTATGGTGCTCTAATTTTGGGACACGGGCATTCTCGAGTAGCTGAAGCTGTAATAAGTCAAATGAATTCGTCAGGAACATTTATCTTTGGCTCACCCCATCAATTGGAAGTGGAGATGGCAAGGAAGCTTATTACCCTTTTCCCCGGAATTGAAATGGTTCGTTACACGAATTCAGGTTTGGAAGCGACTTTATTATCGATTCGTTTAGCTGAAGCGTATACAGGAAAAAGAAAAGTGGCTAAGTTCGAAGGCCATTATCATGGCGGATATGATCAAATGCTCGTTAGCGTAAATCCAGACGCAGGAAAAGCGGGGCAGGCTTCAAATCCAAACCCTGTTCCGGATTCAAAAGGAATCTCTGATTATCATTTAGAGCATACGATCGTTTTGCCATTTAACGATTTGGAAGCGACTGAAAAGATTTTACGTAAACATAAAGATGAATTATCGTCGGTCATTTTAGAACCAATTCAAGGAGGATTTATTCCAGCTGAAGAGAAATTCATGAAAGGCCTCCGAAAAATAACCGAGGAGCTGGGTATTCTTTTAATTTTTGATGAAGTGAAAACCGGTTTCCGTTTAACTGTAGGCGGAGCTCAGACCATCTACAATATCAAACCTGATATTACCGCTTTAGGAAAAGTATTGGGAGGAGGCTTCCCGATCGGAGCAGTTGGGGGCAAAAAAGAAATTATGGCGATCATGTCACCTGATCGAGGCAAGGATATTTTAACTGCTGGTGCGAAAAACGATGTGAAAGATGATGTCATGTTTCATAGCGGCACGTACAACGGGCACCCGATTGTGTTAGCTGCCGGTATGGCAACAATTGAAGTACTTGAAGAGCCTGGAACGATGGAAGAACTATTAAGAAAATCAAACAATCTAAGAAAAGAGCTCGAAAAGTTGTATAATAAGTATAATCTATCGATGAAAACGATTGGAATGGGGAGTATTTTTAATCTCGTATTTACAGACGGCCCGGTCAAAAATTATCGCGATATGGCTAAAGCTGATTTAGAATTAAGGAAGAAAATTGATTATGAGCTTTTACATCGTGGCATTTATACAAAACCAATGAACCGATATTCAATGTCTGTCGTCCATAGCAGGGGTGATCTGCAATTTACGATTGACGCGCATGAAAAAGCGATAAAGAAGGTAATTCAAAAAGTCCGGGGGCTCACATAA
- a CDS encoding TRAP transporter permease: MSKKEGTKNEQIDDVSVDEILEKYDRESTYRRNLGKWSWIVMFLAVSLTLFHLFTGYRGAFEARIQGPIHLGTALGLIFLLYPIKKGLQRKQKGVPWYDAILAIVALGVGYYNVIFYDELVSQKIVFGYTMMDYIVATLGVLLVLEAARRCVGLPIVFVAGAAILYALFGNHIPTKLFAHRGFSWEILSTDLYLTTKGIFSTPIQVSSTFIFLFLLFGVMLIRTGVGQFFNDLAFAITGRFTGGQAKAAVVASALQGMVSGSSVANTVGSGSFTIPMMKKAGYKPEFAAATEASASTGGQIMPPVMGAAAFIMATYTETPYSHIMIVAVIPAMLYFLGVFLGVHFESKKMGIVGFTKDSLPRMGQLMIERGYLILPLVVIFYTLVTGRTPMRAALIAILVSFLVSLVRKETRMSIKGIIHAFEEGARSALPVIAACAAAGIIVGVVVQTGLGGRIANGIIALGGGSLILTLVFTMIACLILGMGLPTTANYIVTATMAAPALILGLDVPVLAAHFFVFYFGIVADITPPVCLAAYAGAGLARANPFMSGVIATKLATAAYIIPFIFVLNPQMLLIDAEVWTVVFSVATSIVGMIGVSSGMMGYFIRKAYMWERVVLIIGGLGLITPNHIQDIIGVIMILAILLIQSRRPKDVIEKRKISMTL; this comes from the coding sequence ATGAGTAAAAAAGAAGGAACAAAAAATGAACAAATCGATGATGTATCTGTTGATGAAATATTAGAAAAATATGACAGGGAAAGCACTTATCGAAGGAACCTTGGAAAATGGTCATGGATTGTGATGTTCCTTGCCGTCTCATTGACGTTGTTTCATTTGTTTACGGGTTATCGAGGGGCATTTGAAGCACGGATTCAAGGTCCCATCCATTTAGGGACCGCACTAGGGCTGATTTTTTTGCTTTATCCCATAAAGAAAGGTTTGCAACGCAAGCAAAAGGGTGTTCCGTGGTATGATGCGATCCTAGCGATTGTTGCGTTAGGCGTTGGATATTATAATGTTATCTTTTATGATGAGCTTGTCAGCCAAAAAATCGTATTCGGCTATACAATGATGGATTACATCGTGGCAACGCTCGGTGTATTGCTTGTGTTGGAAGCGGCAAGAAGATGTGTCGGCCTTCCAATTGTTTTCGTAGCCGGAGCAGCCATTCTATATGCATTATTTGGCAACCATATTCCAACAAAGTTATTTGCACATCGTGGATTTTCGTGGGAAATATTATCAACGGATCTCTATTTGACGACGAAAGGAATTTTTAGTACACCGATCCAAGTTTCTTCAACGTTTATTTTTCTTTTTTTGTTATTTGGAGTCATGCTAATCCGAACTGGAGTCGGCCAGTTTTTTAATGATCTGGCATTTGCGATAACGGGCAGATTTACTGGTGGGCAAGCGAAAGCAGCTGTCGTTGCTAGTGCTTTGCAAGGAATGGTCTCGGGAAGTTCCGTGGCAAATACAGTTGGTTCAGGGTCATTTACTATTCCAATGATGAAAAAAGCTGGCTATAAGCCGGAATTTGCGGCTGCGACGGAAGCGAGTGCATCAACGGGAGGACAAATTATGCCACCTGTCATGGGGGCAGCAGCATTCATCATGGCAACGTATACTGAAACGCCTTACAGCCACATTATGATTGTTGCGGTTATTCCTGCAATGCTTTATTTTCTGGGCGTTTTTTTAGGTGTTCATTTTGAATCAAAAAAAATGGGCATTGTCGGTTTTACGAAAGACTCATTGCCGAGAATGGGCCAGCTCATGATTGAACGCGGGTATCTTATTTTGCCTTTGGTTGTCATTTTCTACACGCTTGTAACAGGGCGTACGCCGATGAGAGCGGCATTAATTGCGATCCTTGTATCCTTTTTAGTGAGTTTAGTTCGGAAAGAAACGAGAATGTCTATTAAAGGAATTATTCATGCTTTTGAAGAAGGAGCACGCAGCGCCCTACCGGTAATTGCAGCTTGTGCTGCTGCAGGAATTATAGTTGGTGTCGTTGTACAGACAGGGCTTGGCGGACGGATTGCCAATGGAATTATTGCGCTTGGTGGAGGAAGTTTAATATTAACATTAGTGTTCACAATGATCGCGTGCCTTATACTGGGGATGGGCCTTCCGACGACGGCGAACTATATTGTTACTGCAACAATGGCTGCCCCGGCATTAATATTGGGCTTGGATGTCCCGGTATTGGCTGCACACTTTTTTGTCTTTTATTTCGGAATTGTAGCTGATATTACTCCGCCAGTTTGTCTAGCGGCTTATGCCGGTGCAGGCTTGGCAAGGGCAAATCCGTTTATGAGCGGTGTTATCGCTACTAAACTTGCCACAGCTGCGTATATTATTCCTTTTATTTTTGTATTGAATCCACAAATGCTGTTAATCGATGCTGAAGTTTGGACGGTCGTATTCTCAGTAGCTACTTCTATCGTTGGGATGATTGGGGTAAGCAGTGGAATGATGGGTTATTTTATCCGAAAAGCGTACATGTGGGAACGTGTCGTCCTCATTATCGGCGGGCTTGGCCTTATTACCCCAAATCATATCCAAGATATAATTGGTGTCATCATGATTTTAGCGATCTTGCTCATTCAATCAAGACGTCCTAAGGATGTTATCGAAAAAAGAAAAATATCTATGACTTTATGA
- a CDS encoding TAXI family TRAP transporter solute-binding subunit: MFKKKYGLLSFLLMLTLLALAACGGGGGDETANENEGEKEKSESKAGGTVDLLMGTGSQGGTYFPLGAEMANVWNKNIDNVNVTSTESGASVENLAKIWKGEFDLGMTVNLPAYDAMNGVGDFEGKKVENFAFIGHIYPEVLQIVTRESTGINSIEDLKGKRVAIGPPGSGTQTATKIVLEAFGIKDGDYEAYQEGFGDAKSKLQDGTIDASFGLLGLPDAGIDELQASVKDVKFLPVTDEAIKYIEENSGYSSYTIPAGSYEWQEEDISAVSAFAVLVANTDKVDDDLAYQLAKVMIENADENTHPQAKHMTKENALNGLGDLPLHPGAEKYYEEAGIK, translated from the coding sequence ATGTTTAAGAAAAAGTATGGACTTTTATCATTTCTATTGATGCTCACTCTGCTTGCTTTAGCGGCATGCGGCGGAGGAGGCGGCGATGAAACCGCGAATGAAAATGAAGGAGAAAAAGAAAAGAGCGAAAGCAAAGCTGGCGGCACTGTCGATCTCCTGATGGGAACGGGCAGCCAAGGCGGGACGTATTTTCCGCTAGGTGCCGAGATGGCAAATGTATGGAATAAAAACATTGACAATGTGAACGTAACATCAACAGAGTCAGGTGCGTCCGTTGAAAACTTGGCAAAGATTTGGAAAGGTGAATTTGACCTTGGCATGACCGTAAACCTTCCAGCTTATGATGCGATGAATGGAGTAGGGGATTTCGAAGGAAAGAAAGTTGAAAACTTTGCTTTTATCGGCCATATTTATCCAGAGGTGCTTCAGATTGTCACACGTGAAAGCACGGGCATTAACAGCATCGAAGATTTAAAAGGGAAGCGTGTGGCGATTGGGCCGCCGGGAAGTGGGACACAGACAGCAACAAAAATTGTTCTTGAAGCGTTTGGCATTAAAGACGGTGATTATGAAGCATATCAAGAAGGCTTTGGAGATGCGAAGTCAAAATTGCAAGACGGAACAATCGATGCCTCCTTCGGCCTGTTAGGCCTTCCAGATGCAGGAATTGATGAATTGCAGGCTTCTGTTAAAGATGTGAAATTTTTGCCTGTTACAGATGAGGCAATCAAATATATCGAAGAAAATAGCGGCTATTCTTCTTATACGATTCCAGCAGGCTCCTATGAATGGCAGGAAGAAGATATTTCAGCTGTTTCGGCCTTTGCTGTACTCGTCGCGAACACTGACAAGGTTGATGATGATCTAGCTTATCAATTGGCTAAAGTCATGATTGAAAATGCTGATGAAAATACACATCCACAAGCAAAGCATATGACGAAGGAAAATGCGTTAAACGGTCTCGGGGATCTGCCGCTTCATCCAGGTGCTGAAAAGTATTATGAAGAAGCCGGTATTAAATAA
- a CDS encoding type II restriction enzyme translates to MSKTDKAWEVLFQRHDILNNVQKNGFFEIQAKEIRKEREPRLMAKFDHYKNLPTLFKENGLSILPISRSSYVIGEFDVYSKVNYDKNLKPVQVPFPSHITTIDPTNLYSESSALHCAHVTGMMADVLGEEPEQTISGRMSSKEFGFTIRTRSGLERLIEIKNSQVEIDGGYESKTKFMIVEAKNEKVDDFLVRQIYYPYRLWREKTYKEVKPVFFTYSNDIFSFFVYEFTDANRYNSLRLIEQKDYIIAHENITFDDVAALFHSIRTQAEPQIPFPQADSFPRIVDLLGLLVENDLSKEDITLNYDFDARQTNYYTTAAIYLDLVERYINKNKQVMFRLTSIGREIMLNRTKEKYLKLAGSIFAHEPFKRVFQEYLNTSKMPERKRVIQIMKECDLYNINSESTYFRRASTVISWTEWIMNLPKIY, encoded by the coding sequence ATGAGTAAAACGGACAAGGCATGGGAAGTGCTGTTTCAGCGCCATGATATTTTAAATAACGTTCAAAAGAATGGTTTTTTTGAAATTCAAGCGAAAGAGATAAGAAAAGAACGGGAACCGAGGTTAATGGCAAAATTTGATCACTATAAAAATCTTCCGACACTATTTAAGGAGAACGGCTTGTCGATTTTGCCGATTTCTCGGTCAAGCTATGTCATCGGGGAATTTGACGTCTACAGCAAAGTGAATTACGACAAAAATCTAAAGCCCGTTCAGGTTCCTTTTCCGAGCCATATTACGACGATTGATCCAACGAATCTCTATTCGGAAAGTTCGGCTCTTCATTGTGCCCACGTAACCGGAATGATGGCAGATGTTTTAGGAGAAGAACCTGAACAAACTATCTCGGGGAGAATGTCTTCGAAAGAATTTGGCTTTACGATTCGTACAAGAAGTGGGCTTGAACGTCTCATTGAGATTAAAAATTCACAAGTTGAAATCGACGGTGGGTATGAGAGCAAAACCAAATTTATGATTGTTGAAGCCAAAAATGAAAAAGTGGATGATTTTTTAGTCAGGCAAATTTATTATCCGTATCGGTTATGGCGAGAGAAAACATACAAAGAAGTGAAGCCCGTCTTTTTTACGTATTCCAATGATATTTTTAGTTTTTTTGTTTATGAATTCACAGATGCTAACCGCTATAACTCACTTAGGCTTATTGAACAAAAAGATTATATTATTGCCCATGAGAATATAACATTTGATGATGTTGCCGCATTATTTCATTCCATTCGAACACAGGCTGAACCCCAAATTCCCTTTCCACAGGCAGACTCTTTTCCAAGGATCGTTGATTTGCTAGGATTGCTTGTGGAAAATGATTTGAGCAAAGAAGATATTACATTGAATTATGACTTTGATGCGAGGCAAACGAATTACTACACGACCGCTGCGATATATTTGGATCTTGTCGAACGATATATCAATAAAAATAAACAGGTCATGTTTAGGCTTACATCAATAGGCAGAGAAATCATGCTAAATCGAACGAAAGAAAAATATTTAAAACTGGCTGGAAGCATCTTCGCCCATGAACCATTTAAACGTGTATTCCAGGAATATCTAAACACTTCCAAAATGCCGGAACGGAAAAGAGTGATTCAAATAATGAAGGAGTGCGATTTATATAATATAAACTCCGAAAGCACGTATTTCCGGAGAGCATCTACTGTGATAAGCTGGACAGAATGGATTATGAATTTACCAAAAATCTATTAA
- a CDS encoding DNA adenine methylase, producing MVDELTAAQPFLKWAGGKRQLLPEIRKYVPVYCNTYYEPFVGAGAVLFDLQPSVAVINDVNKELINTYMVIRDHVDELIEDLKKHKNEKDYFYEIRNIDRRDDYHELSPVQRASRIIFLNKTCFNGLFRVNSKGQFNVPFGQYKNPKIVNETVLRAVHHFLKDHKVTILNTDFEKAVCHAQEGDFVYLDPPYDPVSNTSSFTSYSLNGFGKEEQLRLRDLFVDLDKRGCKVLLSNSSTDFILGLYKDYKIEIVQASRNINSKSSGRGKIPEVLVRNYE from the coding sequence TTGGTAGATGAATTAACCGCTGCACAGCCATTTTTGAAGTGGGCTGGCGGAAAGCGTCAGTTGCTTCCCGAAATACGAAAGTATGTTCCAGTCTATTGCAATACATATTACGAGCCATTCGTTGGGGCGGGGGCTGTTTTATTTGACCTTCAACCGAGCGTTGCAGTCATTAATGATGTAAATAAGGAATTAATTAATACATATATGGTCATCCGTGATCATGTTGATGAGCTTATAGAAGATTTGAAAAAACATAAAAATGAGAAGGATTATTTTTATGAAATAAGAAACATCGACCGCAGGGACGATTATCATGAGCTTTCGCCTGTCCAGCGGGCATCCCGTATCATCTTTTTGAATAAAACATGCTTTAACGGGTTGTTCCGCGTCAATAGCAAAGGCCAGTTCAATGTTCCTTTCGGACAATATAAAAATCCGAAGATTGTAAATGAAACGGTTTTAAGGGCAGTACACCATTTTTTAAAAGATCATAAGGTTACAATATTAAACACCGATTTTGAAAAGGCAGTTTGTCATGCGCAGGAAGGCGATTTTGTATATCTTGATCCTCCGTATGATCCCGTTTCCAACACTTCATCTTTTACAAGCTACAGTTTAAATGGATTTGGAAAGGAAGAGCAACTACGATTAAGAGACCTTTTTGTTGATTTAGACAAGCGGGGCTGCAAGGTGCTTCTTAGCAATTCTTCTACTGATTTTATTTTGGGACTGTACAAGGATTATAAAATTGAGATCGTTCAAGCGAGCAGGAATATCAATTCAAAGTCTTCTGGCAGGGGGAAAATACCGGAGGTGCTGGTAAGAAATTATGAGTAA
- a CDS encoding YitT family protein encodes MFRYAILIVFSVVLGFALNMFLLPHEVLSGGITGLAMVFGLLTPINTGIWLLVLNIPIFIIGWMRLGKAFILNSILSVVITSLSMQYIPLIKITDDALLSAIFGGVISGIAIGLIVRFYGSTGGFDIIGLVLTRKIDIPLGGLIFGLNSIVVFISGFIFSWDLALYTMASIYVTGVVMDRIHTRHIKLSLMVVTTRTEELKSALIKNLVRGITVMNGRGAYSNKENNVLYTVITRYELAMVKSLIKEIDPKAFVSISETVEVLGNFRRS; translated from the coding sequence ATCTTTAGATATGCCATATTAATTGTTTTTTCTGTTGTACTCGGGTTCGCTTTAAATATGTTTTTGCTCCCCCATGAAGTATTATCCGGCGGAATTACCGGCCTAGCGATGGTTTTTGGTTTGCTTACGCCCATTAACACAGGGATTTGGCTTTTGGTGTTAAATATTCCAATTTTTATTATTGGCTGGATGAGGCTGGGAAAAGCTTTTATATTAAACAGTATCTTGTCCGTTGTGATTACATCGCTTTCCATGCAATACATCCCGCTTATAAAAATAACCGATGATGCCCTATTGTCTGCCATCTTCGGCGGAGTCATTTCAGGAATTGCAATTGGCCTGATCGTGCGTTTCTACGGATCAACCGGCGGATTTGATATCATTGGCCTTGTCCTTACCAGAAAGATTGATATACCGCTTGGCGGCTTGATTTTTGGTTTAAATAGTATTGTCGTGTTCATCTCGGGATTTATCTTTTCTTGGGATTTGGCATTATATACAATGGCCTCTATCTACGTGACTGGCGTTGTCATGGATCGGATTCATACAAGACATATTAAATTAAGCCTAATGGTTGTTACAACCCGTACCGAAGAATTAAAGAGCGCACTTATCAAGAATTTAGTCCGGGGCATCACCGTAATGAACGGACGGGGAGCTTATTCCAATAAGGAAAACAACGTATTGTATACCGTCATTACCCGATATGAATTAGCAATGGTCAAAAGCCTAATCAAAGAAATTGATCCAAAGGCATTTGTCAGCATCAGTGAAACCGTAGAAGTGCTTGGGAATTTTAGAAGATCGTAA